One region of Candidatus Edwardsbacteria bacterium genomic DNA includes:
- a CDS encoding alkaline phosphatase family protein has translation MEKRYLPDYNGGSIVNLMASIAGRFGHKTGYAQLRQLPASALKPYKKIILLVLDGLGYHFLQKHGENSWLKENLYARMTSVFPSTTASSITSFATGLPPDRHAITGWFVHLKELGVVSKVLFYQPRFGGSKFTGAGIDPQNLIGGRPLFDKLKAENFIVTPGFIAEGPFSKATRGRAIPIPYEDLSGLFSGMKKALNKSKGETFISAYWPEIDHLCHLHGTDSPKAKAHFHKLDKKIASFWQSVKSDDVLLLITADHGLIDTPPQKVIELKAHPDLNQCLALPLCGEPRVVYCHVHPDKVAQFKRYISSYLGEACKLYSRSQIIKKGFYGPGPPDPRLIERIGDFVLVMKDGWCLKDFILGEEKVYLKANHGGTTSHEMLVPLVKAL, from the coding sequence ATGGAGAAAAGATACCTTCCCGATTACAACGGCGGTAGCATCGTGAACCTGATGGCCAGCATTGCCGGAAGGTTCGGGCATAAAACCGGGTATGCCCAGCTGAGGCAGCTTCCGGCCAGCGCCCTGAAACCCTATAAAAAGATCATCCTGCTGGTGCTGGACGGGCTGGGATATCATTTCCTGCAGAAGCATGGGGAGAACAGCTGGCTGAAGGAAAATCTCTATGCCAGGATGACATCGGTGTTTCCCTCGACCACGGCCAGTAGCATCACCAGCTTTGCCACCGGCCTGCCCCCGGATCGTCATGCCATCACCGGATGGTTCGTCCATCTGAAAGAGCTGGGGGTGGTATCCAAGGTCCTGTTCTATCAGCCGCGTTTCGGCGGCAGTAAATTCACCGGAGCCGGGATCGATCCCCAAAATCTTATCGGCGGCCGGCCCCTGTTCGATAAGTTAAAGGCTGAAAATTTTATTGTCACCCCCGGGTTCATAGCTGAAGGACCTTTCTCCAAAGCCACCCGGGGCCGGGCCATTCCGATACCATATGAGGACCTATCCGGCCTTTTTTCCGGAATGAAGAAAGCCCTGAACAAATCCAAAGGGGAGACTTTCATCTCCGCCTATTGGCCGGAGATCGACCATTTGTGCCATCTGCACGGAACGGATAGCCCCAAGGCAAAGGCTCACTTTCACAAGCTGGATAAAAAGATCGCCTCCTTTTGGCAGTCGGTTAAAAGTGATGATGTCCTGCTGTTGATTACGGCCGATCATGGCTTGATAGATACCCCCCCACAAAAAGTTATTGAGCTTAAGGCCCATCCGGATTTGAATCAGTGCCTGGCCCTGCCATTATGCGGCGAACCAAGGGTGGTTTATTGCCATGTCCATCCCGATAAAGTAGCGCAGTTCAAAAGATACATTTCCTCTTATTTGGGAGAGGCCTGTAAATTATATTCAAGGTCCCAGATAATTAAAAAGGGCTTTTATGGCCCGGGCCCGCCCGATCCGCGGCTGATCGAAAGAATAGGGGATTTCGTGCTGGTAATGAAAGACGGTTGGTGCCTGAAGGATTTTATTTTAGGCGAGGAAAAAGTTTACTTAAAGGCCAACCACGGCGGAACCACCTCCCATGAGATGCTGGTGCCGCTGGTAAAGGCATTATGA
- the murJ gene encoding murein biosynthesis integral membrane protein MurJ, which produces MSKHLRHMAGMSLGTLFSRVTGFVKWAFMGAVLGFTPIADAYNLAHILPTMIYELILGGILSAVFIPVVVEQLSSQDKEQAWRNISQIFNAALIALGVTTLICWIGSPLLVYLQTLKAGPEIRQQVLFFFIFFVPQIFLYGLSALAGGILNARDRFMVVAFAPVVNNIIAIATLAAYRWVPGFGVVGLALGTTMGVLAQALVQYPSLKKAGWQYHFSINFKHPAVIKIVKLSLPVLAYVILNQINLTVQNNLAINFQGGVSALQYAFAFYVLPHGLFAVSIGTVLLPGLSELAVKKDWPRFAGIVEKGIIWSAIVIIPALVIYLTLSLPIVQVLMQRGRFTLQDTKLMATVLSCYSLGLFSFTIYLFLNRVFYSLQDTITPLALNFIGNASNTIINFALIGLLGIPGLALGHASAYTIIAVISLWLIKKRLPDIRLGHVSRSLIKITAASLLTGAAAFFMNNLWLQQMGPLGLWPKAGILTGFLSFLILLYLAVAKLFGLAEMNEIVLMIKRKITPGNR; this is translated from the coding sequence TTGAGCAAGCATTTAAGACATATGGCCGGGATGTCCCTGGGCACCCTGTTCTCCAGGGTTACCGGATTTGTGAAATGGGCCTTCATGGGCGCGGTGCTGGGTTTCACCCCTATAGCCGACGCCTACAACCTGGCCCATATCCTGCCCACCATGATCTATGAACTGATACTGGGGGGGATCCTGTCGGCGGTCTTCATCCCGGTGGTGGTGGAGCAGTTGTCGTCCCAGGATAAGGAACAGGCCTGGAGAAATATCAGCCAGATATTCAACGCCGCCCTGATCGCCCTGGGGGTGACCACCCTGATCTGCTGGATAGGTTCCCCGCTATTAGTGTACCTCCAGACCCTCAAGGCCGGACCGGAGATACGCCAGCAGGTGCTGTTCTTTTTTATCTTCTTTGTTCCTCAGATCTTTTTATACGGGCTTTCAGCCCTGGCCGGCGGCATTCTGAACGCCCGGGACAGGTTTATGGTGGTGGCCTTTGCCCCGGTGGTAAACAACATCATCGCAATCGCCACTTTGGCGGCCTACCGCTGGGTGCCCGGGTTTGGAGTGGTGGGGCTGGCTTTGGGGACAACCATGGGCGTTTTGGCCCAGGCCCTGGTCCAGTACCCCAGTTTGAAAAAGGCCGGATGGCAATACCATTTCAGTATTAATTTCAAGCATCCGGCGGTCATCAAAATAGTCAAGCTGTCGCTGCCGGTGCTGGCCTATGTCATATTGAATCAGATAAATCTGACCGTCCAGAACAACCTGGCCATCAACTTTCAGGGCGGGGTGTCGGCCCTGCAATACGCCTTTGCTTTTTATGTGCTGCCCCACGGGCTTTTTGCGGTATCCATAGGAACGGTGCTGCTTCCCGGACTTTCGGAGTTGGCGGTTAAAAAGGACTGGCCGAGATTCGCCGGCATCGTGGAGAAGGGTATCATCTGGAGCGCCATCGTTATTATCCCGGCCTTGGTTATCTACCTGACCCTGAGCCTGCCTATCGTTCAGGTGCTGATGCAGCGGGGCCGTTTTACCTTACAGGATACCAAGTTGATGGCCACCGTCCTGTCCTGCTATTCCCTGGGGCTGTTCTCCTTTACCATATACCTCTTTCTGAACCGGGTCTTCTATTCCCTGCAGGACACCATCACCCCGCTGGCACTGAATTTCATCGGCAACGCCTCCAATACCATCATCAATTTTGCCCTTATCGGGCTACTGGGGATTCCCGGGCTGGCTCTGGGGCATGCCTCGGCCTATACCATCATTGCCGTGATAAGCCTGTGGCTTATCAAAAAACGTTTGCCCGATATCAGGCTGGGCCATGTTTCTCGCTCCCTGATAAAAATAACTGCGGCTTCCCTGTTGACCGGAGCTGCGGCCTTTTTCATGAATAACCTCTGGCTCCAGCAGATGGGTCCGCTGGGGCTGTGGCCCAAGGCCGGTATTTTGACCGGGTTCCTTTCGTTTTTGATCCTGCTCTACCTTGCTGTCGCCAAGCTTTTCGGGTTGGCTGAGATGAACGAAATCGTTCTGATGATTAAAAGAAAAATAACCCCAGGAAACAGATAG